In Vespa velutina chromosome 1, iVesVel2.1, whole genome shotgun sequence, the following proteins share a genomic window:
- the LOC124954940 gene encoding transmembrane protein 135-like isoform X1, whose protein sequence is MPANLSKFIKTSCKEYTHWWTNSCISASMGLGLDCLQESLKIYSIVYIVTLLMKRKKPTKDIIIQTILGILQSSAFLSWSAFNYSLNICGLRRVLGCMNIITVSFLPSFLSNIAAILIEKPSRRTLLCLYVSNVATETLFNMGIWRGYYRSIPYGQVYIFALSIAMLLYFYRSKPVKQDSIYKLIRFIIGPYEQTEYFGKRIENFQTTSSTQPSELRTFNLLERRSKRHTFDIIWKSFEVYKQIINNLKNKSKHLSCPHPYSCAHYVLMSGAQLFSYGYGIQVAIQLIFHYRQIFTKSKNIKKILFKREYFKFAAFLGGFTTLYKFTSCLLRRTYNKDSPKFAIPAGLVASIAFIAFPNNTLALYLMWKVLHLICVDGVEKGILPDVKWFVIFLYSFSTAVLFHAGILEPQNLRTSYWKFLYNVSGGRIASISRLPLEPFGLNSSKSLQEVLARTNTTDKHIYSF, encoded by the exons ATGCCTGCCAATCtcagtaaatttattaaaacaagcTGTAAGGAATACACACATTGGTGGACAAATTCGTGTATTTCTGCATCGATGGGCCTCGGCTTAGACTGTTTGCAAGAATCTctgaaaatttattcgatagtatatatc GTTACTTTATtgatgaaacgaaagaaaccaACAAAAGATATCATTATACAAACGATATTAGGAATTCTTCAATCTTCAGCATTTCTTTCTTGGAGTGCATTTAATTATTCCCTGAATATTTGTGGTCTAag GAGGGTGCTAGGatgtatgaatattattacagTATCTTTTTTACCTTCATTTCTATCTAATATAGCTgctattttaatagaaaaaccTTCTAGGCGTACTTTATTATGTCTCTATGTGTCAAATGTT GCAACAGAAACCTTATTTAATATGGGCATTTGGAGAGGATATTATCGAAGCATTCCATATGGACAAGTTTATATTTTTGCTTTAAGCATAGCTATGTTACTTTACTTTTATCGATCTAAACCTGTCAAGCAAGATTCTATATACAAACTTATTAg GTTTATCATTGGTCCATATGAACAGACTGAATATTTTGgcaaaagaattgaaaattttcaaaccaCTTCTTCCACTCAACCTTCAGAATTAAGAACCTTTAACCTTTTAGAAAGAAGATCCAAACGTCATACCTTTGATATTATTTGGAAGTCTTTTGAAGTTTACAAAcagatcataaataatttaaaaaataaaagtaaacatTTGTCTTGTCCACACCCTTACAGCTGTGCTCATTATGTATTAATG agCGGAGCACAATTATTCAGTTATGGATATGGTATACAAGTAGCCATACAATTGATCTTTCATTATAgacaaatttttacaaaatcaaagaatataaaaaaaatattatttaagagaGAATATTTCAAGTTCGCTGCATTTCTAGGGGGATTTACTACACTTTACAaa TTCACATCATGTTTACTACGAAGaacatataataaagattctcCAAAGTTTGCTATACCTGCTGGTTTGGTTGCCAGTATTGCATTTATTGCGTTTCCAAATAATACTTTAGCTTTATACCTTATGTGGAAAGTACTACAt ttaatctGTGTCGATGGAGTAGAAAAAGGAATACTGCCTGATGTTAAAtggtttgttatttttctatatagcTTCTCTACAGCAGTACTTTTTCATGCAGGTATTTTAGAACCACAAAATTTAAGAACCTCTTACTGGAAATTTCTGTATAATGTATCTGGTGGaag aaTAGCATCAATATCACGTCTTCCTTTAGAACCTTTTGGTCTTAATAGTTCAAAATCATTGCAAGAAGTACTTGCACGAACTAATACTACtgataaacatatatattcattttaa
- the LOC124954940 gene encoding transmembrane protein 135-like isoform X2: MKRKKPTKDIIIQTILGILQSSAFLSWSAFNYSLNICGLRRVLGCMNIITVSFLPSFLSNIAAILIEKPSRRTLLCLYVSNVATETLFNMGIWRGYYRSIPYGQVYIFALSIAMLLYFYRSKPVKQDSIYKLIRFIIGPYEQTEYFGKRIENFQTTSSTQPSELRTFNLLERRSKRHTFDIIWKSFEVYKQIINNLKNKSKHLSCPHPYSCAHYVLMSGAQLFSYGYGIQVAIQLIFHYRQIFTKSKNIKKILFKREYFKFAAFLGGFTTLYKFTSCLLRRTYNKDSPKFAIPAGLVASIAFIAFPNNTLALYLMWKVLHLICVDGVEKGILPDVKWFVIFLYSFSTAVLFHAGILEPQNLRTSYWKFLYNVSGGRIASISRLPLEPFGLNSSKSLQEVLARTNTTDKHIYSF, encoded by the exons atgaaacgaaagaaaccaACAAAAGATATCATTATACAAACGATATTAGGAATTCTTCAATCTTCAGCATTTCTTTCTTGGAGTGCATTTAATTATTCCCTGAATATTTGTGGTCTAag GAGGGTGCTAGGatgtatgaatattattacagTATCTTTTTTACCTTCATTTCTATCTAATATAGCTgctattttaatagaaaaaccTTCTAGGCGTACTTTATTATGTCTCTATGTGTCAAATGTT GCAACAGAAACCTTATTTAATATGGGCATTTGGAGAGGATATTATCGAAGCATTCCATATGGACAAGTTTATATTTTTGCTTTAAGCATAGCTATGTTACTTTACTTTTATCGATCTAAACCTGTCAAGCAAGATTCTATATACAAACTTATTAg GTTTATCATTGGTCCATATGAACAGACTGAATATTTTGgcaaaagaattgaaaattttcaaaccaCTTCTTCCACTCAACCTTCAGAATTAAGAACCTTTAACCTTTTAGAAAGAAGATCCAAACGTCATACCTTTGATATTATTTGGAAGTCTTTTGAAGTTTACAAAcagatcataaataatttaaaaaataaaagtaaacatTTGTCTTGTCCACACCCTTACAGCTGTGCTCATTATGTATTAATG agCGGAGCACAATTATTCAGTTATGGATATGGTATACAAGTAGCCATACAATTGATCTTTCATTATAgacaaatttttacaaaatcaaagaatataaaaaaaatattatttaagagaGAATATTTCAAGTTCGCTGCATTTCTAGGGGGATTTACTACACTTTACAaa TTCACATCATGTTTACTACGAAGaacatataataaagattctcCAAAGTTTGCTATACCTGCTGGTTTGGTTGCCAGTATTGCATTTATTGCGTTTCCAAATAATACTTTAGCTTTATACCTTATGTGGAAAGTACTACAt ttaatctGTGTCGATGGAGTAGAAAAAGGAATACTGCCTGATGTTAAAtggtttgttatttttctatatagcTTCTCTACAGCAGTACTTTTTCATGCAGGTATTTTAGAACCACAAAATTTAAGAACCTCTTACTGGAAATTTCTGTATAATGTATCTGGTGGaag aaTAGCATCAATATCACGTCTTCCTTTAGAACCTTTTGGTCTTAATAGTTCAAAATCATTGCAAGAAGTACTTGCACGAACTAATACTACtgataaacatatatattcattttaa
- the LOC124954884 gene encoding uncharacterized protein LOC124954884 isoform X2, translating to MYSTAIMRFLNHISNIGHTKQTSLFHIAKQLNIPEWIVNLRHDAAHGHELPSIDVLRIAGNLLLTWLHEEYWIAEAKALEKYYAKKAEIIEINETEDTEGFTDLIELWVAIGLYIRAGYDLVDSIPDVQLQETLYDLRMYAVKLTQQNEGSEEESEHIVELKNVKIKKKYSLSAARAILLAEISRYLGKNNQIVNKENIVLNALLENEAFLLTADIFTIFSENDDIETNQEEQLPISIIQFWQDVIILLQDVNMLEALILKLLTLVKNEQEPEYKRHMAALWINTIAYGFVKLTIAQQMFCTLEHKLRKINKTISQKILSLKVEEEINKNHLNLKNVLFLNISNTLPRFLTDIHFLIDIILNANIFTSKFISPLLQLVIPKLDIDQKEHLLKLIQIYTQNEFNSKFDGLSNKINEEIFTIEDIIKLNSEHNDELKRKEEQLRKTTLADQNIRNNQWKLTHVQYCWTECPIGILPWQIDSLQYLQPIKITATNSNVPIPIFVSDIIPGIVDKTNLRMQSQIIWDNVLRKKRRLKRKQQKEADIIYKAIETVKKRK from the exons ATGTATTCTACTGCCATAATGAgatttttaaatcatatttctaatattgGACACACCAAGCAAACATCTTTATTTCACATTGCTAAACAACTTAATATTCCAGAATGGATTGTAAATTTAAGACATGATGCTGCCCATGGACATGAATTACCGTCTATCGATGTTCTGAGGATAGCTGGTAATTTATTGCTGACATGGTTACAT gaagaATATTGGATAGCTGAGGCTAAAGctttggaaaaatattatgcTAAAAAGgcagaaataatagaaataaatgaaacagaAGACACTGAAGGATTTACAGATTTAATTGAACTTTGGGTAGCTATTGGTTTATATATTCGTGCTGGTTATGATCTAGTGGATTCTATACCAGATGTACAATTACA AGAAACTTTATATGATTTACGCATGTATGCAGTAAAATTAACACAGCAAAATGAGGGCAGTGAGGAAGAATCTGAACATATAGTAGAATTGAagaatgttaaaataaaaaaaaaatatagtttatCAGCAGCACGTGCTATTCTCCTAGCTGAAATATCCAGATATCTTGGAAAAAACAATCAGAttgttaataaagaaaatatagttCTGAATGcattattagaaaatgaagCATTTTTATTAACTGCAGATATTTTTACTATCTTTTCTGAAAACGATGACATTGAAACTAACCAAGAAGAGCAGTTACCCATAAGCATAATACAATTTTGGCaagatgttattattttattacaagatGTAAATATGTTGGAAGCTTTAATCTTAAAGTTACTTACATTAGTAAAAAATGAACAAGAGCCAGAATATAAAAGACACATGGCAGCTTTATGGATAAATACTATTGCTTACGGTTTTGTTAAATTAACTATTGCTCAACAAATGTTTTGCACTTTAGAACATAAAttacgaaaaattaataaaacaatatctcaaaaaatattaagtctCAAAGTTgaagaggaaataaataagaaccatctaaatttgaaaaatgtactttttttaaacatatcAAATACACTTCCACGTTTTCTAACTGATATTCATTTTctcatagatattatattaaatgcaaATATATTCACTAGTAAATTTATATCACCTCTTCTACAACTCGTTATACCAAAACTTGACATAGATCAAAAAGAACACTTATTAAagttaatacaaatttatacgcaaaatgaatttaatagtAAATTTGATGGActtagtaataaaattaatgaagagatatttacaattgaagatattattaaactaAATTCTGAACATAATGATGAactcaaaagaaaagaagaacaattAAGAAAGACAACATTAGCAGATcaaaatattcgtaataatcaATGGAAATTAACACATG taCAATATTGTTGGACAGAATGTCCAATTGGTATATTACCTTGGCAAATTGACTctttacaatatttacaaCCTATTAAGATAACAGCAACCAACTCCAATGTCCCTATTCCAATATTTGTATCTGATATCATACCTGGTATTGttgataaaacaaatttgaGAATGCAAAGTCAAATTATTTGGGATAATgtattgagaaaaaagagaagattgaagagaaaacaacaaaaagaagctgacataatatataaagcgATAGAAACtgttaaaaaacgaaaataa
- the LOC124954884 gene encoding uncharacterized protein LOC124954884 isoform X1, whose protein sequence is MALFGKREDLKLVPWFSPTEWHQVYKQIYSNNNDEQTEAYETLLAWKARMPKLPVGVDCTLSIIQVCLRDREWSPKIDNAELPIHYENDLCLMYSTAIMRFLNHISNIGHTKQTSLFHIAKQLNIPEWIVNLRHDAAHGHELPSIDVLRIAGNLLLTWLHEEYWIAEAKALEKYYAKKAEIIEINETEDTEGFTDLIELWVAIGLYIRAGYDLVDSIPDVQLQETLYDLRMYAVKLTQQNEGSEEESEHIVELKNVKIKKKYSLSAARAILLAEISRYLGKNNQIVNKENIVLNALLENEAFLLTADIFTIFSENDDIETNQEEQLPISIIQFWQDVIILLQDVNMLEALILKLLTLVKNEQEPEYKRHMAALWINTIAYGFVKLTIAQQMFCTLEHKLRKINKTISQKILSLKVEEEINKNHLNLKNVLFLNISNTLPRFLTDIHFLIDIILNANIFTSKFISPLLQLVIPKLDIDQKEHLLKLIQIYTQNEFNSKFDGLSNKINEEIFTIEDIIKLNSEHNDELKRKEEQLRKTTLADQNIRNNQWKLTHVQYCWTECPIGILPWQIDSLQYLQPIKITATNSNVPIPIFVSDIIPGIVDKTNLRMQSQIIWDNVLRKKRRLKRKQQKEADIIYKAIETVKKRK, encoded by the exons ATGGCGTTATTCGGCAAACGTGAAGATCTAAAATTAGTACCTTGGTTTTCACc gaCGGAATGGCATCaagtatataaacaaatttactCAAACAATAATGATGAACAGACTGAAGCATATGAAACGCTTTTAGCATGGAAGGCTAG GATGCCAAAACTACCTGTTGGAGTGGATTGTACTCTTTCTATTATTCAAGTTTGTTTAAGAGATCGTGAATGGAGTCCTAAAATTGACAATGCTGAATTACCTATACACTATGAGAATGATTTGTGTTTAATGTATTCTACTGCCATAATGAgatttttaaatcatatttctaatattgGACACACCAAGCAAACATCTTTATTTCACATTGCTAAACAACTTAATATTCCAGAATGGATTGTAAATTTAAGACATGATGCTGCCCATGGACATGAATTACCGTCTATCGATGTTCTGAGGATAGCTGGTAATTTATTGCTGACATGGTTACAT gaagaATATTGGATAGCTGAGGCTAAAGctttggaaaaatattatgcTAAAAAGgcagaaataatagaaataaatgaaacagaAGACACTGAAGGATTTACAGATTTAATTGAACTTTGGGTAGCTATTGGTTTATATATTCGTGCTGGTTATGATCTAGTGGATTCTATACCAGATGTACAATTACA AGAAACTTTATATGATTTACGCATGTATGCAGTAAAATTAACACAGCAAAATGAGGGCAGTGAGGAAGAATCTGAACATATAGTAGAATTGAagaatgttaaaataaaaaaaaaatatagtttatCAGCAGCACGTGCTATTCTCCTAGCTGAAATATCCAGATATCTTGGAAAAAACAATCAGAttgttaataaagaaaatatagttCTGAATGcattattagaaaatgaagCATTTTTATTAACTGCAGATATTTTTACTATCTTTTCTGAAAACGATGACATTGAAACTAACCAAGAAGAGCAGTTACCCATAAGCATAATACAATTTTGGCaagatgttattattttattacaagatGTAAATATGTTGGAAGCTTTAATCTTAAAGTTACTTACATTAGTAAAAAATGAACAAGAGCCAGAATATAAAAGACACATGGCAGCTTTATGGATAAATACTATTGCTTACGGTTTTGTTAAATTAACTATTGCTCAACAAATGTTTTGCACTTTAGAACATAAAttacgaaaaattaataaaacaatatctcaaaaaatattaagtctCAAAGTTgaagaggaaataaataagaaccatctaaatttgaaaaatgtactttttttaaacatatcAAATACACTTCCACGTTTTCTAACTGATATTCATTTTctcatagatattatattaaatgcaaATATATTCACTAGTAAATTTATATCACCTCTTCTACAACTCGTTATACCAAAACTTGACATAGATCAAAAAGAACACTTATTAAagttaatacaaatttatacgcaaaatgaatttaatagtAAATTTGATGGActtagtaataaaattaatgaagagatatttacaattgaagatattattaaactaAATTCTGAACATAATGATGAactcaaaagaaaagaagaacaattAAGAAAGACAACATTAGCAGATcaaaatattcgtaataatcaATGGAAATTAACACATG taCAATATTGTTGGACAGAATGTCCAATTGGTATATTACCTTGGCAAATTGACTctttacaatatttacaaCCTATTAAGATAACAGCAACCAACTCCAATGTCCCTATTCCAATATTTGTATCTGATATCATACCTGGTATTGttgataaaacaaatttgaGAATGCAAAGTCAAATTATTTGGGATAATgtattgagaaaaaagagaagattgaagagaaaacaacaaaaagaagctgacataatatataaagcgATAGAAACtgttaaaaaacgaaaataa
- the LOC124954977 gene encoding uncharacterized protein LOC124954977 isoform X4: MSETRHHLRSVSDLYAADEIEVLLLEEIRDLEPPPSAYSKPEDIQDFEIAGSRTGGRVSSQSSELDSPGIHSTVHSWDSHANYHDHYGHNDHHRHGPSSNTLPWPRTSHLVFYCDIQGHLKTATGAVRLLLLISSAACLVTLCSSGTAKVSLFMLPLPGRLRFMIFVAVLCFLITALLLFLDISHVIYVFPFNWSRLNTWVFTGIGLSYSLSSALLAYSIWEYHSGGWVPRRTRSQLSAAAALGLSCAVLAFVLSLIQSRSGSNYETQDIHNHTPTPLYKPVDNSSSSGPAHCV, encoded by the exons ATGAGCGAGACTCGGCATCATCTTCGCTCGGTTTCGGACTTATACGCAGCCGACGAAATAGAGGTGCTTCTTTTGGAAGAAATTCGTGACTTGGAACCGCCACCCTCTGCATATTCTAAACCTGAGGATATTCAAGACTTCGAAATCG CAGGTAGTAGAACAGGGGGGCGAGTTAGCTCCCAATCATCGGAACTGGATTCACCAGGAATCCATTCCACAGTCCATTCCTGGGACTCGCACGCAAACTATCATGATCATTATGGCCATAATGACCATCATAGACATGGCCCTTCCTCAAATACACTGCCGTGGCCACGAACTAGTCATTTGGTTTTTTACTGCGACATACAGGGTCATCTTAAAACAGCTACTGGTGCTGTTCGACTCCTACTACTT ATATCATCCGCAGCTTGTTTGGTTACTTTATGCAGTTCTGGTACTGCCAAAGTCAGTCTTTTTATGCTGCCTCTACCCGGACGTTTGAGATTCATGATATTTGTCGCTGTTCTCTGTTTCTTGATAACTgcattacttctttttcttgatatttcgcacgttatttatgtatttcctTTCAATTGGTCCAGATTG AATACGTGGGTATTCACTGGTATAGGCTTATCTTACTCATTAAGCAGTGCGCTATTGGCATACTCCATATGGGAATACCACAGCGGAGGTTGGGTACCGCGACGCACACGTTCCCAATTATCTGCCGCTGCAGCACTTGGTCTCTCATGTGCTGTTTTAGCATTTGTACTTTCTCTAATACAAAGTCGCAGTGGGTCAAATTATGAGACTCAGGATATTCACAATCACACACCAACGCCACTTTACAAGCCCGTTGACAACTCCTCCTCTTCCGGG CCCGCGCATTGTGTGTGA
- the LOC124954977 gene encoding uncharacterized protein LOC124954977 isoform X3, which produces MSETRHHLRSVSDLYAADEIEVLLLEEIRDLEPPPSAYSKPEDIQDFEIAGSRTGGRVSSQSSELDSPGIHSTVHSWDSHANYHDHYGHNDHHRHGPSSNTLPWPRTSHLVFYCDIQGHLKTATGAVRLLLLISSAACLVTLCSSGTAKVSLFMLPLPGRLRFMIFVAVLCFLITALLLFLDISHVIYVFPFNWSRLNTWVFTGIGLSYSLSSALLAYSIWEYHSGGWVPRRTRSQLSAAAALGLSCAVLAFVLSLIQSRSGSNYETQDIHNHTPTPLYKPVDNSSSSGVSNSK; this is translated from the exons ATGAGCGAGACTCGGCATCATCTTCGCTCGGTTTCGGACTTATACGCAGCCGACGAAATAGAGGTGCTTCTTTTGGAAGAAATTCGTGACTTGGAACCGCCACCCTCTGCATATTCTAAACCTGAGGATATTCAAGACTTCGAAATCG CAGGTAGTAGAACAGGGGGGCGAGTTAGCTCCCAATCATCGGAACTGGATTCACCAGGAATCCATTCCACAGTCCATTCCTGGGACTCGCACGCAAACTATCATGATCATTATGGCCATAATGACCATCATAGACATGGCCCTTCCTCAAATACACTGCCGTGGCCACGAACTAGTCATTTGGTTTTTTACTGCGACATACAGGGTCATCTTAAAACAGCTACTGGTGCTGTTCGACTCCTACTACTT ATATCATCCGCAGCTTGTTTGGTTACTTTATGCAGTTCTGGTACTGCCAAAGTCAGTCTTTTTATGCTGCCTCTACCCGGACGTTTGAGATTCATGATATTTGTCGCTGTTCTCTGTTTCTTGATAACTgcattacttctttttcttgatatttcgcacgttatttatgtatttcctTTCAATTGGTCCAGATTG AATACGTGGGTATTCACTGGTATAGGCTTATCTTACTCATTAAGCAGTGCGCTATTGGCATACTCCATATGGGAATACCACAGCGGAGGTTGGGTACCGCGACGCACACGTTCCCAATTATCTGCCGCTGCAGCACTTGGTCTCTCATGTGCTGTTTTAGCATTTGTACTTTCTCTAATACAAAGTCGCAGTGGGTCAAATTATGAGACTCAGGATATTCACAATCACACACCAACGCCACTTTACAAGCCCGTTGACAACTCCTCCTCTTCCGGGGTGAGTAATAGTAAATAA
- the LOC124954977 gene encoding uncharacterized protein LOC124954977 isoform X2, with protein sequence MSETRHHLRSVSDLYAADEIEVLLLEEIRDLEPPPSAYSKPEDIQDFEIGSRTGGRVSSQSSELDSPGIHSTVHSWDSHANYHDHYGHNDHHRHGPSSNTLPWPRTSHLVFYCDIQGHLKTATGAVRLLLLISSAACLVTLCSSGTAKVSLFMLPLPGRLRFMIFVAVLCFLITALLLFLDISHVIYVFPFNWSRLNTWVFTGIGLSYSLSSALLAYSIWEYHSGGWVPRRTRSQLSAAAALGLSCAVLAFVLSLIQSRSGSNYETQDIHNHTPTPLYKPVDNSSSSGHAFNAFTFNAGKIK encoded by the exons ATGAGCGAGACTCGGCATCATCTTCGCTCGGTTTCGGACTTATACGCAGCCGACGAAATAGAGGTGCTTCTTTTGGAAGAAATTCGTGACTTGGAACCGCCACCCTCTGCATATTCTAAACCTGAGGATATTCAAGACTTCGAAATCG GTAGTAGAACAGGGGGGCGAGTTAGCTCCCAATCATCGGAACTGGATTCACCAGGAATCCATTCCACAGTCCATTCCTGGGACTCGCACGCAAACTATCATGATCATTATGGCCATAATGACCATCATAGACATGGCCCTTCCTCAAATACACTGCCGTGGCCACGAACTAGTCATTTGGTTTTTTACTGCGACATACAGGGTCATCTTAAAACAGCTACTGGTGCTGTTCGACTCCTACTACTT ATATCATCCGCAGCTTGTTTGGTTACTTTATGCAGTTCTGGTACTGCCAAAGTCAGTCTTTTTATGCTGCCTCTACCCGGACGTTTGAGATTCATGATATTTGTCGCTGTTCTCTGTTTCTTGATAACTgcattacttctttttcttgatatttcgcacgttatttatgtatttcctTTCAATTGGTCCAGATTG AATACGTGGGTATTCACTGGTATAGGCTTATCTTACTCATTAAGCAGTGCGCTATTGGCATACTCCATATGGGAATACCACAGCGGAGGTTGGGTACCGCGACGCACACGTTCCCAATTATCTGCCGCTGCAGCACTTGGTCTCTCATGTGCTGTTTTAGCATTTGTACTTTCTCTAATACAAAGTCGCAGTGGGTCAAATTATGAGACTCAGGATATTCACAATCACACACCAACGCCACTTTACAAGCCCGTTGACAACTCCTCCTCTTCCGGG caTGCGTTCAACGCGTTTACATTTAACGCggggaaaattaaataa
- the LOC124954977 gene encoding uncharacterized protein LOC124954977 isoform X1 codes for MSETRHHLRSVSDLYAADEIEVLLLEEIRDLEPPPSAYSKPEDIQDFEIAGSRTGGRVSSQSSELDSPGIHSTVHSWDSHANYHDHYGHNDHHRHGPSSNTLPWPRTSHLVFYCDIQGHLKTATGAVRLLLLISSAACLVTLCSSGTAKVSLFMLPLPGRLRFMIFVAVLCFLITALLLFLDISHVIYVFPFNWSRLNTWVFTGIGLSYSLSSALLAYSIWEYHSGGWVPRRTRSQLSAAAALGLSCAVLAFVLSLIQSRSGSNYETQDIHNHTPTPLYKPVDNSSSSGHAFNAFTFNAGKIK; via the exons ATGAGCGAGACTCGGCATCATCTTCGCTCGGTTTCGGACTTATACGCAGCCGACGAAATAGAGGTGCTTCTTTTGGAAGAAATTCGTGACTTGGAACCGCCACCCTCTGCATATTCTAAACCTGAGGATATTCAAGACTTCGAAATCG CAGGTAGTAGAACAGGGGGGCGAGTTAGCTCCCAATCATCGGAACTGGATTCACCAGGAATCCATTCCACAGTCCATTCCTGGGACTCGCACGCAAACTATCATGATCATTATGGCCATAATGACCATCATAGACATGGCCCTTCCTCAAATACACTGCCGTGGCCACGAACTAGTCATTTGGTTTTTTACTGCGACATACAGGGTCATCTTAAAACAGCTACTGGTGCTGTTCGACTCCTACTACTT ATATCATCCGCAGCTTGTTTGGTTACTTTATGCAGTTCTGGTACTGCCAAAGTCAGTCTTTTTATGCTGCCTCTACCCGGACGTTTGAGATTCATGATATTTGTCGCTGTTCTCTGTTTCTTGATAACTgcattacttctttttcttgatatttcgcacgttatttatgtatttcctTTCAATTGGTCCAGATTG AATACGTGGGTATTCACTGGTATAGGCTTATCTTACTCATTAAGCAGTGCGCTATTGGCATACTCCATATGGGAATACCACAGCGGAGGTTGGGTACCGCGACGCACACGTTCCCAATTATCTGCCGCTGCAGCACTTGGTCTCTCATGTGCTGTTTTAGCATTTGTACTTTCTCTAATACAAAGTCGCAGTGGGTCAAATTATGAGACTCAGGATATTCACAATCACACACCAACGCCACTTTACAAGCCCGTTGACAACTCCTCCTCTTCCGGG caTGCGTTCAACGCGTTTACATTTAACGCggggaaaattaaataa